The sequence CGGAACAATGTCTTTTACCTCATCAGTAATAAATACTTGTCTGGAGAAAAGCTTGATCTTGTTACGCTGAAGCTCAAATTCATTTTTCACCTTAGGGAAATATAGCACCCCTGTAAGGTTAAAAGGATAGTCTACATTGAGATGGATCCAAAACAACGGATCCTCGCTCATCGGGTAAAGCTCTTTATAAAAAGCCAGGTAGTCTTCATCTTTCAAGTCACTCGGCGCCTTTGTCCATATAGGCTCAGTGGTGTTGATGATGTTGTCTACTTCTACGGATTTATAGGTTGGTTTGCCTTCTTCATCTTTGCCATCCTCCACATTTTCGGTCTTGGTTTCAAATTTGATTGGGATGGGAAGGAATTTACAGTACTTGTCCAGGATCTCCTGAAGCTTCCATTTGTCCAAAAACTCCTCTGATTCCTCGTTGATATGAAGGACAATCTCAGTCCCGCGCTCGGTACGGTCACCCTGTGAAATCTCAAAAGAAGTGCTGCCATCACATGTCCATTTGGCAGGCTCGGCACCTTCTTGGTATGAAAGTGAATGGATGTCCACACGGTGCGCCACCATAAAAGCTGAATAGAAGCCCAAGCCAAATTTACCGATGATCTCATTGGCATCCTTGGCATCTTTAAACTTCTCTACGAATTCCGTTGCGCCGGAAAATGCAATCTGGTTGATGTACTTCTTGATTTCTTCGGCCGTCATACCAAGCCCCTTATCGGCAATGGTGATGGTCTTTTTCTCCTTGTCAAAACTCACTTCAACCGTCAAATCACCCAACTCACCGGCATATTGCCCCAAGGTAGCCAGTCGCTTTACCTTTTGGGTAGCATCCACCGCATTGGATACCAGCTCTCTTAGAAAGATCTCATTGTCCGAATAAAGAAACTTCTTGATAATCGGGAAAATATTCTCGGTATGGATCGAGATTGTACCTTTTTCCTGCATAGCTATTGATGTTTTTATTTATTTGCTGAATTAAATCAATTGCTAATTAACAAGGGGTGTTCCAAACCTTTTTTCGTGCCAAAATGACAGTACTCCCCAGCACACGAAAAAAAAACCTAAAAATTGAAACTTTTAAAAATTATATGGGTTTTATATAAAACAGGAATTAATATATGTAAATTACATTTTTAAATGCACGTAATTCGTTTATATTGGCATTATAGTCGGTGAAGGGCAGCATTCATGGGGCCTGCAACCATCTTCAAAACATTGGTATTTCTACTACTCTAATAATCTTCCAGAAATGAAAATAGTTGTTATCAGCGAGTGCAAGGCCAGGGAAATGATCGTCATCAACAAGATCCTCCAGTTTCAGCCCAGAACAGTGGTAGTGCAACCCACTTTCGGTAAAAAGAAGAAAAAAAGGAGTGTCGAAATGTTGATTAAAAGATTGTTGACAAAATTTCGCTATCAACGATTGAAAAGAAAAATAGCAGAAAAAGGCATTGAACATCCCGATATTTTAAATCGTGTGCCTTTCGATGCGCAAAAACTAAATGCTCCAGAAGGTGTAGAATTTCTTAAACGCCTTTCCCCTGATCTGTTGATCACTTGCCGGGCTCCTTTGTTATCCAATGAAATCACTCAAATCGCCAAAATCGCCACGATCAACATCCACTACGGCATTGCCCCAGAATACCGCGGAAACGACACGCTTTTTTGGGCCTTATACCATAAAGATTACCAGCACATCGGAGGTACCATTCACCATATAAGCCAAGGAGTGGATACTGGAAACATCCTGGCAAGGGCCTATCCGGCACTGGCTGCAGATGACGATGAAACCTCCGTCGATATCAAAACCTCCACGTTGCTTGGAGAGGCACTTTATTCCTACCTCCAAAAATTATCCCAGGCCCGACAACCTATCCTTGGGGTCATCCAGCACAGCAAAGGAACTAATTACCGGGCCAAAGATCGGACCGTCCAAAAAAGCCTGACCATGCTCTTCAGAAATATGATAGGAAAAGCTACTATCCCCCTCCAAAACCAAAAGGTCGAAACCCATTTTGACGAGGAGAGCATCAGTATCTTTGCCTGAGCCTACCCAAAATGGCCCGTGAGGCAGCTGCTGCAGAAGATCCGTACCTTACGGCATTGAATAATTTCCCATTGCATCGGACTTGATGGGCGCTCGATCGTTATCCTCAGCGCTTGCTATATGCCACAAATGAACGCTGATAAATACAGGTAGGATGCTTAAGGCAATGCTTGGATTCATCCAGTCCATAGATAAAATGTCATCCTTTTAAGGAAGCTCCCCCAGAAATATATCGGATCCCTTGTATGGTGTATGATGTCAACTCGAAAGCCAGATGTTCTCTCAAAAGTCCTCGTCATTGCGATTCCGATGGATATTGGAAGAAGCAATCTCGTCATACGTGCAATGAAAGCTCATCGAGATCACTTCACTCCGCTCGTGATGACGGATTATTTATTTATGAGACAGCCTCAACACATCCATAGCCATGGGTGCAGCCCATGGATAATTGCCCATCCATTGTTTTCCGTTTTAGCCGCATTGACTGTTATATTCCCTTCAAATTCCCGCTAAAACCCATTCGTGCGTATGGAGAAAAACCATCGTTTTTACGAGGTGAAATTTTCTTTCATAAGAACACGTCAACATTCATCCCCCAAAAATATTGCTTGATTCGGCATTTGCCACTTAACTGCAAGAATCATAAACCAGTCGCCCTTTAATAGGACAGCTGCTCTTGCTGCTCTTTGATTTCCTCACCCTCCTTATCGTACTTCTTGACCATCGCTTGGGCTTCCGTACCAAATTTAACCTCATAATACACCGTTTGGTCCGACTGGGTCACCTTATAAACTTCTGACACCACCCGTCCATTGGTTTCTTCGCTTTCCAAAATGGTCTCCACCACCTTCTTAGGCAAGTCCTCTGGGGAAATCTTCTCCCGTGTTTCTTCACCTGAGCAGGAAGCCGCTAGGGTTTTACCCTGTGTCATTGAAGAAACTTTTGGACTGGCAAAGGTAAATGCAAAAAAGGCTAGCACTAACACAATTCTGTTCATGGTCTTTAACTTCTTTTTCTCAAACAACCGTATTAAAACACCTTTTTCTATCCATGATTCATGCCACTCTTACCGACCAATCCTCCCGGAATGACACTTTTGACGTTTGAAGATTGCGAGTTATCCATTAGGCCCCCGTCATAATACGGCCTTAGCTTTTGGCCAAACATCCAAGGGCACTTGAAGATATTTGGGTCGGATCAAAACATTACACGTCACAACAAAAAGTGTGGAAGGGCGCAACAAATTGTTTCCAAATTGGTGCGTTCCAATCGCATCAATCCGTCAAGGCAATGTGCGTGTTTCCCGAATAGCCAAAATCCCTTTAGAAAATGCCGTAGGTTAAGTACCTTGTTTTACGAAAACCTGTAGACCATGCAACAATTGCTTCGCGAAATCAAGTCCTGTCAAGTATGCATCGATAAGCTTCCGATGGGAGCCAACCCAATTGTTTCGGCTAGCCCGCTAAGCAAGATCGCCATCATCGGTCAAGCTCCGGGCAAAATCGTTCATGAAACCAGCATTCCCTGGAACGACAAAAGTGGTGAAAACCTGCGCAAATGGCTGGGAATGGATGCCGCTACCTTTTATAATCCCGCCATAGTCGCCTTGATGCCCATGGGTTTTTGCTATCCCGGTAGGGGAACATCAGGCGATCTGCCGCCCCGTCCAGAATGTGCCCCACTTTGGCATGGACAGCTTCTGAACCAGATGCAGGAAATTCAGCTGACCCTTTTGGTGGGCAGCTATGCACAGGCTTACTACCTGAAGGGAAGGACAGGAAAAACCCTCACCGAAACGGTCAAAAATTTCCAAGAATACTTGCCCCAGTACCTGCCACTTCCCCATCCATCTCCCCGAAATAATATCTGGCAGGCCAAAAACCCTTGGTTTGGAGAAGAGGTGCTGCCCACGCTAAAGGAAAGGGTAAGACGAGTTTTGGATTAGGGAAAACGCATGTAGAAAATCCAGTTTACAGCGGTCCACAAATCTGCCGTGTCCAAGTATGCGCTAATAGCACCATAAGGGAAATATCCTCTGTAAGGGAAACTTAATTCAGCTCAATGGAGCCCATTGGGCTAGAATGGTGAGGACAAACAACGGATCAAGCCGAAAAGTTGGGGGGAGCCTATTTCGATGAGTAAATATGTTCTTCGCCACCTATGGTTGCTGTTTGGCCACGGATGAACGCTGATAAACACAGATAGGATGCTTAAACCATTGCAAATCTGTGTTGATCCCTTTTATCCGTGGCTTGAAATGAGGTTAACATTTACCTGGGACATATCTTTGGCTATGTAGAGGGTTTCTCGGCAAAGCTTGGCTTCTTCCAGTTCAGATCAGAAATATTCCTTGATCCTTGGTATGGTGTATAATATAAACTCGAATGCCAGCCCCAGAAGGGCGGCACATTCATAGCCATGGGGGGAGCCTATTTCGATGGGTAAATATGTTCTTCGCCACCTTTGGTTGCTGTTTGGCCACGGATGAACGCTGATAAACACAGATAGGATGCTTAAACCATTGCAAATCTGTGCTGATCCCTTTTATCCGTGGCTTGAAATGAGGTTAACATTTACCTGGGACATATCTTTGGCTATGTAGAGGGTTTCTCGGCAAAGCTTGGCTTCTTCCAGTTCAGATCAGAAATATTCCTTGATCCTTGGTATGGTGTATGATGTAAACTCGAAAGTTAGCCCAGAGGGGCGGCACATTCATAGCCATGGGGGAGCCTATTTCGATGGGTAAATATGTTCTTCGCCACCTTTGGTTGCTGTTTGGCCACGGATGAACGCTGATAAACACAGATAGGATGCTTAAACCATTGCAAATCTGTGTTGATCCCTTTTATCCGTGGCTTGAAATGAGGTTAACATTTACCTGGGACATATCTTTGGCTATGTAGAGGGTTTCTCGGCAAAGCTTGGCTTCTTCCAGTTCAGATCAGAAATATTCCTTGATCCTTGGTATGGTGTATGATGTAAACTCGAAAGTTAGCCCAGAGGGGCGGCACATTCATAGCCATGGGGGGAGCCTATTTCGATGGGTAAATATGTTCTTTGCTACCTTTGGTGCTGTTTGGCCACGGATGAACGCTGATAAACACAGATAGGATGCTTAAACCATTGCAAATCTGTGTTGATCCCTTTTATCCGTGGCTTGAAATGAGGTTAACATTTACCTGGGACATATCTTTGGCTATGAAGAGGGATTCTCGGCAACGCTTGGATTCAGCCAGTTCAGATCAGAAATATTCCTTGATCCTTGGTATAGTGTAAAATGTAAACTCGAATGCCAGCCCCAGAAGGGCGGCACATTCATAGCCATGGGTGAAGCCCATGGTAAATTAGCCCAACCAACGTTTTCCGTTTAACCCGCTTTTTGCATTAGGAATCGTTATGAGAACTGAAACTACAAGGAAATCAGGCTGTTTGGAGATTGAATCATAGCATCGCTATGGTGAAATCGAAAACAGCAGTTAAGCGTCTGATTTTGAAGTAGTTTCAGGTCGCAATAGATAGGCTAATGCATAATGCGGGTTTTAGCCGCATTGACCGTCCTATTCTCCACAACTTCCCGCTAAAACCCATTCGAGCGGATGGAGGAAAACCATCGTTTTAGCGGTGTCAAGTTTACTTTCAAAAGAGCATGTCGAAAATCATCCCCCCAGAAATATTGCTTGATCCCAAACAACTCCTTACGGCCTGTAAGGGCAATTAAGCTTAGGCATATCAACCCAAAGCCTTGCCTTGAGCTAAGGTGAGTAAGGCCTTCAGCCTTTGGCTTCTGGCGGTGGTTAGGGACAAAAAACCCAAGCTTGAAGGTACCAACAGGCTTAAAAACCACAATGGGGGATGATTTCTTTAAATGCGTTTACTCTGAGTTTGGATGAGAAATAGTGTTTTTCGGAAAATGAATATTATCTCCTAGACGCGTTAGATGAAGGATGTCTATCCTATTCCCTATGAAAACAAAAACACCCCAGCAAAAGCTGAGGTGTTCTAGGCATGATATATTTTCTGGAAATGGTTTTAGTCCATCCCTAAAAACTCCACATTAAAGACTAGAATTGAATTGGCAGGAATTTTCCCTCTCTCTTGATCTTGATAGGCCAAAGGAGATGGTACTACCAGTACAGCCTTGGCGCCACTTCTTAAATGTCTAAAGGCATATTGCCAACCTGCAATGGCATTATTTGCGGATTGTTGACCAGGATTAGACAACTGGAAGGTGAATGGTCCATATTCATCTCCTTCCTCATGGAGATCATTTTCAATGGCTACCGATTCAATGTTTGTATCAAACACCAACCCATCTTCCATTAATTTCCCAACATAATTAGTATATATAATATTTCCATTATTTGGTCTGGAGGCGTTGCCTTCTTCTTGGACGATAATGATGGTACCGCTGGGATCATGAATCCGGTAAAGGCTATCTATCTGTGCCGTATCCAAGTAAGCAACAATCTTGGTGCTGTCTATTTCCATATTGCCCTCAAAATCATATTGCGGACCAAAATCATATGGATTGTTCGGTTCACAAGAAAAGGCTCCTACCCCTACAATCGCCACCAAAAGGCCTATCATTAACTTTTTCATATTATTCTTCGGTCGTTATTTCTTCCTCATTTATAATGACGTCCTTCATGTCCAGGTCAAACATCAAAACGGAATTCGCTGGAATTCTTCCTGAATATTCCCGGTTGCCATAAGCCCATGCGGAAGGGATGATGGCACGTGCCCGGTCGCCTTTTTCCATTTTAGAAAGTGCAAATAAGAACCCCTGAATGTATTCTTGGCTAAACACTTCCAATGGAGCGTAATTCCTTTCGGAAGAATACATTCCATTTTCCCTTGCCACTGCTTCTACATTCGTATCAAATACGGTCTCATCCAGCAGCCTTCCCACATAATGTACTTTTAGCGTATCGGCACCTTGGGCATCTATCCCAGAATAAGAAAGGGAATCCCATAGGATCACAATTCCGGAACTAGGATCCTGCTCTTTTTTAATGTACTGATAATCGGTTTGGGCCAAATAGTCCTCAATCTTCTTGAGGTCTTTTTGGAAAATTTCCTGTGGACTCTCCTGATCCTCGATACAGGAAGCAAACAGCCCTACCAGGAGGGCTGTCAGCACTATATTCTTAATTGTGTTCATTCAATTATTTCTGCACGTCCACTACTTCTACGTCAAACACCAAGATAGAGTTTGGCTTGATCACTTCACCGGCTTGTCTTGGGCCGTAAGCCAAGGTAGAAGGGATCAGGAACTTGGCTTTACTTCCGCCTTTAAGCAGCTGAAGACCTTCATCCCATCCTGGGATCACACGGCCTTTTCCTACCATCACCTCAAAAGGCTCATACGGTCTACCTTCATTGAAAATATCATTTTCTTTGGCAATTTCCTCCACGCTGGTGTCAAAGATGGTTTCCCCATCCAGCACATAACCGGTGTAGTTTA comes from Echinicola vietnamensis DSM 17526 and encodes:
- a CDS encoding FKBP-type peptidyl-prolyl cis-trans isomerase, whose product is MKKLMIGLLVAIVGVGAFSCEPNNPYDFGPQYDFEGNMEIDSTKIVAYLDTAQIDSLYRIHDPSGTIIIVQEEGNASRPNNGNIIYTNYVGKLMEDGLVFDTNIESVAIENDLHEEGDEYGPFTFQLSNPGQQSANNAIAGWQYAFRHLRSGAKAVLVVPSPLAYQDQERGKIPANSILVFNVEFLGMD
- a CDS encoding FKBP-type peptidyl-prolyl cis-trans isomerase, with translation MNTIKNIVLTALLVGLFASCIEDQESPQEIFQKDLKKIEDYLAQTDYQYIKKEQDPSSGIVILWDSLSYSGIDAQGADTLKVHYVGRLLDETVFDTNVEAVARENGMYSSERNYAPLEVFSQEYIQGFLFALSKMEKGDRARAIIPSAWAYGNREYSGRIPANSVLMFDLDMKDVIINEEEITTEE
- a CDS encoding formyl transferase, translating into MKIVVISECKAREMIVINKILQFQPRTVVVQPTFGKKKKKRSVEMLIKRLLTKFRYQRLKRKIAEKGIEHPDILNRVPFDAQKLNAPEGVEFLKRLSPDLLITCRAPLLSNEITQIAKIATINIHYGIAPEYRGNDTLFWALYHKDYQHIGGTIHHISQGVDTGNILARAYPALAADDDETSVDIKTSTLLGEALYSYLQKLSQARQPILGVIQHSKGTNYRAKDRTVQKSLTMLFRNMIGKATIPLQNQKVETHFDEESISIFA
- the htpG gene encoding molecular chaperone HtpG: MQEKGTISIHTENIFPIIKKFLYSDNEIFLRELVSNAVDATQKVKRLATLGQYAGELGDLTVEVSFDKEKKTITIADKGLGMTAEEIKKYINQIAFSGATEFVEKFKDAKDANEIIGKFGLGFYSAFMVAHRVDIHSLSYQEGAEPAKWTCDGSTSFEISQGDRTERGTEIVLHINEESEEFLDKWKLQEILDKYCKFLPIPIKFETKTENVEDGKDEEGKPTYKSVEVDNIINTTEPIWTKAPSDLKDEDYLAFYKELYPMSEDPLFWIHLNVDYPFNLTGVLYFPKVKNEFELQRNKIKLFSRQVFITDEVKDIVPEFLMLLHGVIDSPDIPLNVSRSFLQADGNVKKINSYITKKVADKLAELFKKDRASYESKWNDIGLFVKYGMVSEDKFYDKGKDFALLKNTKDEYFTIAEYQEKVKATQTDKDDQTIFLYSTDPEKQDTFIQSANAKDYDVLVLDSPIDSHFINNLEQKLEKTSLKRVDADVADKLIKKEDSTSNVLTEEQSKTVKEVFEKAIANQSYAVEVEGLSPDELPVTITMEEFMRRMKDMAQTGGGMGFYGAMPDNYKVAINGNHKIIDKILKAEGEEEKTRLAKQAFDLAKLSQGMLSGKDLTEFVKRSVDLI
- a CDS encoding uracil-DNA glycosylase family protein; amino-acid sequence: MQQLLREIKSCQVCIDKLPMGANPIVSASPLSKIAIIGQAPGKIVHETSIPWNDKSGENLRKWLGMDAATFYNPAIVALMPMGFCYPGRGTSGDLPPRPECAPLWHGQLLNQMQEIQLTLLVGSYAQAYYLKGRTGKTLTETVKNFQEYLPQYLPLPHPSPRNNIWQAKNPWFGEEVLPTLKERVRRVLD